From a region of the Actinopolymorpha singaporensis genome:
- a CDS encoding amino acid transporter produces MAPHPEPAAAHSTNSWWQVMCLTGLDYFSTLGYQPAIAALAAGLLSPLATLVLVLVTLAGALPVYRRVARESPHGMGSIAMLEQLLPFWRGKLFVLVLLGFAATDFVITMTLSAADATAHVVENPHVPQALHGHEVAITLVFLVILGAVFLKGFREAIGVAVVLVATYLLLNVVVVVAGLWEVVTSPHVVLDWGRALTSQHTDPLMMVAVALVVFPKLALGLSGFETGVAVMPHIKGDRDDTEEQPHGRIRGTKKLLTTAALIMSAFLVTSSIVTTLLIPAKDFQPGQPANGRALAYLAHEHLGSVFGSVYDLSTVAILWFAGASAMAGLLNLLPRYLPRYGMAPHWARATRPTVLVLTGVAFLITWIFDADVTAQGGAYATGVLVLITSAAVAVMIAARRAREHGWTVAFGIIAAVFVYTTLANVVERPDGVKIGACFIAAIIVVSFLSRFLRAFELRVTDVVFDETAKRFVRDCARRRMRLIANEPDARDPAEYRDKIRQMREDHDLPDEDDLIFAEVVVGDPSDFESELRVRGEVLHNRYRVLRMESSTVPNALAALVLHIRDQTGTRPHIHFEWTEGNPVTHFLRFFLFGVGEVAPVTREVLREAEPDPSRRPHVHVG; encoded by the coding sequence TTGGCTCCGCATCCGGAGCCGGCGGCCGCGCATTCCACGAACTCGTGGTGGCAGGTGATGTGCCTGACCGGGTTGGACTATTTCTCCACGCTCGGTTACCAGCCTGCCATTGCTGCTCTCGCCGCGGGACTGTTGTCCCCGTTGGCCACGCTGGTCCTGGTGCTTGTCACCCTCGCCGGTGCCCTGCCGGTGTATCGCAGGGTGGCCAGGGAGAGCCCACACGGCATGGGTTCGATTGCGATGCTGGAACAGCTCCTGCCGTTTTGGCGGGGCAAGCTCTTCGTCCTGGTCCTGCTTGGATTCGCGGCCACGGACTTCGTGATCACGATGACGCTGTCCGCGGCGGACGCGACGGCGCACGTGGTGGAGAACCCGCACGTGCCACAGGCTCTGCACGGGCACGAGGTGGCCATTACCCTGGTTTTCCTGGTGATTCTGGGTGCTGTGTTCCTCAAAGGCTTTCGTGAGGCGATCGGGGTCGCGGTGGTGCTGGTGGCCACCTACTTGCTGCTGAACGTCGTTGTGGTGGTGGCCGGGCTGTGGGAGGTGGTCACCAGCCCGCACGTCGTGCTCGACTGGGGCCGGGCGCTCACCTCGCAGCACACCGATCCGCTGATGATGGTGGCCGTGGCGCTGGTGGTGTTCCCGAAGCTGGCGCTCGGGCTGTCCGGGTTCGAGACCGGAGTGGCGGTCATGCCGCACATCAAGGGTGATCGGGACGACACCGAGGAACAGCCCCACGGAAGGATCAGGGGAACGAAGAAGCTGCTGACCACTGCGGCGCTGATCATGAGCGCCTTCCTCGTAACCAGCAGTATCGTCACCACCCTGCTAATTCCCGCCAAGGACTTTCAGCCCGGCCAGCCCGCCAACGGGAGGGCGCTTGCCTACCTCGCCCACGAACACCTCGGCAGCGTGTTCGGCTCGGTCTACGACCTGTCGACGGTGGCCATCTTGTGGTTCGCGGGCGCGTCGGCGATGGCCGGCCTGCTGAACCTGCTACCGCGCTACTTACCGCGGTACGGCATGGCCCCGCACTGGGCGCGGGCCACGCGGCCTACGGTGCTCGTCCTCACTGGCGTGGCGTTTCTGATTACCTGGATCTTCGACGCGGACGTGACGGCCCAGGGCGGCGCCTACGCGACGGGCGTGCTCGTGCTGATCACATCGGCAGCTGTGGCGGTGATGATCGCCGCCCGGCGGGCACGCGAACACGGTTGGACAGTCGCGTTCGGGATCATCGCCGCGGTGTTCGTCTACACCACATTGGCCAACGTCGTCGAACGTCCCGACGGGGTGAAGATCGGGGCGTGCTTCATTGCCGCGATCATCGTGGTGTCGTTCCTGTCCCGGTTCCTGCGCGCGTTCGAGTTGCGGGTGACCGACGTCGTATTTGACGAGACCGCAAAGCGGTTCGTCCGTGACTGCGCCCGCCGGCGGATGCGGCTTATCGCCAACGAGCCCGACGCCCGGGACCCGGCGGAGTACCGAGACAAGATTCGCCAGATGCGCGAGGACCACGATCTGCCCGACGAGGACGACCTCATCTTCGCCGAGGTCGTCGTCGGCGACCCATCGGATTTCGAGTCCGAACTACGCGTCCGCGGCGAGGTCCTCCACAACCGCTACCGAGTGCTGAGGATGGAAAGCTCCACCGTCCCCAACGCCCTTGCCGCGCTCGTCCTCCACATCCGAGACCAGACCGGTACCCGACCCCACATCCACTTCGAGTGGACCGAGGGCAACCCGGTCACGCACTTCCTCCGCTTCTTCCTCTTCGGGGTCGGTGAGGTCGCCCCCGTCACCCGCGAGGTCCTCCGCGAGGCCGAACCCGACCCCTCCCGTCGCCCACACGTCCACGTCGGCTGA